From a single Camarhynchus parvulus chromosome 6, STF_HiC, whole genome shotgun sequence genomic region:
- the HMX3 gene encoding homeobox protein HMX3, translating into MPETGQEPPSAPPPPPKESFYIKNLLNGGPPKAPPKQPRALFAPSGKAAVDGAGFALSQVGDLAFPRFEIPAPRFALSAHCLERAQTWWYPYALTPAGAHLPRTEAAEKSLLRDSSPASGTDRDSPEPLLKAEGEQKELDSKSPDEIVLEESDSEEAKKEGGAEDWKKREESPEKKPCRKKKTRTVFSRSQVFQLESTFDMKRYLSSSERAGLAASLHLTETQVKIWFQNRRNKWKRQLAAELEAANLSHAAAQRIVRVPILYHENSGAEGGAGGGGAPGTQPLLTFPHPVYYSHPVVTSVPLLRPV; encoded by the exons ATGCCGGAGACCGGGCAGGAGCCGCCCAGCGCCCCTCCGCCTCCCCCCAAGGAATCCTTCTACATCAAGAACCTGCTCAACGGCGGCCCCCCAAAGGCGCCCCCCAAGCAGCCGCGGGCGCTGTTCGCCCCCTCGGGCAAGGCGGCGGTGGACGGCGCCGGCTTCGCCCTCTCGCAGGTGGGCGACCTCGCCTTTCCCCGCTTCGAGATCCCGGCGCCGCGCTTCGCCCTGAGCGCCCACTGCCTGGAGCGCGCCCAGACCTGGTGGTACCCCTACGCCCTGACGCCGGCCGGAGCCCACCTGCCCCGCACGGAAG CCGCAGAGAAATCCCTGCTGAGGGACTCGTCCCCCGCCTCGGGCACCGACCGGGACTCCCCGGAGCCGCTGCTGAAGGCGGAGggggagcagaaggagctggactCCAAGAGCCCCGACGAGATCGTCCTGGAGGAGAGCGACTCGGAGGAGGCGAAGAAGGAGGGAGGCGCGGAGGACTGGAAGAAGCGGGAGGAGAGCCCCGAGAAGAAGCCGTGCCGCAAGAAGAAGACGCGCACGGTGTTCAGCCGCTCGCAGGTCTTCCAGCTGGAGTCCACCTTCGACATGAAGCGCTACCTGAGCAGCTCGGAGCGCGCCGGCCTGGCCGCCTCGCTGCACCTGACAGAAACCCAGGTGAAGATTTGGTTCCAGAACCGCCGCAACAAGTGGAAGCGGCAGCTGGCGGCCGAGCTGGAGGCGGCCAACCTGAGCCACGCGGCCGCGCAGCGCATCGTGCGCGTCCCCATCCTCTACCACGAGAACTCGGGCGCGgaggggggcgcggggggcggcggaGCCCCCGGCACGCAGCCCCTGCTCACCTTCCCTCACCCCGTCTACTATTCGCACCCCGTGGTCACCTCCGTGCCGCTGCTGCGGCCCGTCTGA